The following proteins come from a genomic window of Diceros bicornis minor isolate mBicDic1 chromosome 4, mDicBic1.mat.cur, whole genome shotgun sequence:
- the CRYZ gene encoding quinone oxidoreductase: MATGQKLMRAIRVFEFGGPEVLKLLSDVAVPIPKDRQVLIKVHACGVNPVETYIRSGTHNIKPLLPYTPGSDVAGVIEAVGDNVSAFKKGDRVFTTKTISGGYAEYALAADHTVYPLPERLDFKQGAAIGIPYFTAYRALFHRAHVKAGETVLVHGASGGVGLATCQIARAYGLKVLGTAGTEEGRNIVLQNGAHEVFNHREVNYIDNIKKSVGEKGINVIIEMLANVNLSNDLNLLSRGGRVIVVGSRGPIEINPRDTMVKESSIIGVTLYSSTKEEFQQFAAALQAGMEVGWLTPVIGSQYPLEKVAQAHEDIIHSSGATGKMILLSS; encoded by the exons ATGGCAACTGGACAGAAGTTGATGAGAGCTATTAGAGTTTTTGAATTTGGTGGACCAGAAGTGCTGAAACTCCTGTCGGATGTTGCAGTGCCAATTCCAAAAGACCGTCAG GTTCTAATCAAAGTCCACGCATGTGGTGTCAACCCAGTGGAGACATATATTCGCTCTGGCACTCACAATATAAAACCACTCTTACCCTATACTCCTGGTTCAGATGTGGCTGGGGTAATAGAAGCTGTTGGAGATAATGTATCTGCTTTCAAg AAAGGTGACCGAGTGTTCACTACCAAAACGATCTCTGGGGGCTATGCCGAGTACGCTCTTGCAGCAGATCACACCGTTTACCCACTGCCAGAAAGACTGGACTTTAAACAAGGAGCCGCCATCGGTATCCCATATTTTACTGCGTATCGAGCTCTGTTCCACAG AGCCCATGTGAAGGCTGGAGAAACTGTTCTGGTTCACGGGGCTAGTGGAGga gtTGGACTAGCGACATGCCAAATTGCTAGAGCTTATGGCTTAAAGGTTTTGGGCACAGCTGGTACTGAGGAAGGACGAAACATTGTTTTACAAAATGGAGCCCATGAAGTGTTTAATCACAGAGAAGTTAATTATATTGATAACATTAAG aaatctgttggtGAAAAAGGAATCAATGTGATTATTGAAATGTTAGCCAATGTAAATCTCAGTAATGATTTGAATCTTCTGTCACGTGGAGGACGAGTAAta GTTGTTGGCAGCAGAGGTCCTATTGAAATAAACCCACGGGACACCATGGTAAAGGAATCTAGTATAATTGGAGTTACTCTCTATTCATCAACCAAG GAGGAATTTCAGCAGTTCGCAGCAGCCCTTCAAGCTGGGATGGAAGTCGGTTGGTTGACACCTGTAATAGGTTCTCAGTATCCATTGGAGAAGGTGGCCCAGGCTCATGAAGATATCATTCACAGCAGTGGGGCTACTGGAAAGATGATTCTTCTCTCATCATGA